The following are from one region of the Sulfurimicrobium lacus genome:
- the fliW gene encoding flagellar assembly protein FliW codes for MKANTIRFGELEVNPETILTFPRGLLGLENCTRFKLLHNVEKDAPVVFFLQSLDDPAVTFSVVNPAQFGINYEFVLSDEETDLLQSVEPSDLAVALMVYMPMGANTAKDEAGGGISANINGPLVLNLGKKLGLQKVLVGPQFDITLRDQGS; via the coding sequence ATGAAAGCCAATACGATTCGTTTCGGTGAGCTGGAAGTCAATCCGGAAACCATTCTGACATTTCCCCGCGGTTTGCTCGGATTGGAAAACTGCACCCGCTTCAAGTTGCTGCACAACGTGGAAAAAGACGCTCCCGTGGTTTTTTTTCTGCAATCCCTCGATGACCCCGCAGTCACTTTTTCCGTTGTTAACCCCGCCCAATTCGGCATCAACTACGAGTTTGTCCTGTCGGACGAAGAAACCGACCTGTTGCAGTCAGTGGAGCCAAGCGACTTGGCAGTGGCGCTGATGGTCTATATGCCCATGGGAGCAAATACAGCTAAGGATGAGGCCGGTGGCGGTATCTCAGCAAATATAAATGGCCCGCTGGTGCTGAATCTGGGCAAGAAATTAGGCTTGCAGAAAGTTCTGGTTGGGCCGCAGTTCGACATCACCCTGCGCGACCAAGGCAGCTAA